TTTTTAGTTATGGCGATGCGATGTTTATTACTCGGCAATACTGAATTAGTCACTTTAAAATGAGGTATTACGTTCAAGTTAACCGCTATTTAAATCGGTTAACTTGAACGTATATTTTATTTAGTTTGATTTAGTTTAGCGATTTTATCGCGGATATTTTTAGCCCGATCGCTTGATGCTGGGTGAGTGCTTAATAGCGAGGCTTCCCCTCCGCCTAGTTTTTCAAAGGCAGTCGCAATTCCTAATGGGTTGATGCCTTTTTTAACTAAGAAATCAAAAGAGTAATTATCCGCTTGAGATTCTTGTTTTTGTGAAAATTGTGCATTTATAATGCCTTCCGTCAGATCGCCCAACTGAGATTGGGTTAGGTTGGCTATCGTGCTATTGGTCGATGCGGCTATTGCCCCTCTAGCTAATTGGGTGCCATAGCTTACTTGCATCGCTTTTTTGCTATGACCCAGCGCAACATGACCCAATTCATGACCAAGTACACCTTGGATTTCGTTATCGGTCATTTTATCCATTAATCCACTATAAACGCGTACGCAACCATTTGCCATTGCCCACGCATTGACATCATTAGTTAAATAGACTTTATAGTTAACTTTGGTTCCATTGATCTCATTACCGAGTGCTTTGGTAATTTTATTTAGCCGAGTGGTATAGGCATTATTGGTTGCGGCAATTTTTGCTTCAGCATCCATTTGTGCACAGGACTTATCGCTTAATGCTTTGACATCGCTATCACTTAATGAGGCAATTTGCGCGGATTGCATACCTAGATTAAGCATATTGTTAGTGTCCATCTGGCATCCAACCAAAGTACCCATCAGCATTGTCACGGTGACTAATTTTAGTTTCATTATGTTATTCCTTTGTTGCATTTGAGGATGATTTCGATTAAAAATTTTTATACGTGCGTATGTGGGGAGATATCTTACCTAATTAATTTTATTTATTAAATTACTTTTACGGATCATTATCGTTGGATGAGAATTACTTTGTGGTTTTTGGCTATCACTCAGTTTATCAAGCATGTTTATTAGAACATTAGGATTGATATTCAGTTGTTTAAGTAAATCGATAGCATAACTATCGGCGTCGATCTCTTGTTGCCTGGCAAGCGACTGTGGGACAAATAAGACGATCTCACCATTATTTTTAATTTCTGCGGATTGAGCATGATGAAATTGGCTAATTGAATGGTCTAAAACTATATGGCCAATTTCATGGGCGATAACTGCTTGAATTTCAGGCTCGTTAAGTATTTTGAGTAAGCCACTGTTTATGCGTATGCAACCATTTAGTGATGACCAAGCGTTAGGTTGGCTGTTGAAGTAGATCTGATAATTGAATACTTTACCATTTAAAGTGGATGGAAACGGTTGGATTAATTGAGCTAGATATTGTTGCAGAGGATGCGATTGCTTGACCTTTATCTCATAGCTATCTTGGTGCTGGCAGCGTTGCTGATTAAGTAAGATAATTTGTTCATTATTTAAGCCAATAAGCTGTTGATGATTAAGCTTTTTCACTCTATGCGCGTGCTGACATCCAGTAAATAACAATAAAGTACAAAGTATAATTAGCGTTTTTCTCATCTTGAACATTTAAGCGCGTAACATTTTTTTATTTCACTATCTAGCTATGTTATCATAGCCAGCAAAATTACGCGTTAGCCTTTTGGTTGAAAAGGTTTTGCATATTAACATAAAGCGTCAAACTGTTTATTTGGTTGCTAGAGGTATTATACATATATGAAATTTGAATTAGAGAGTACTGATGGACTTGCTCGTCGTGGGCGGATGAAGTTTGACCGGAGAGGTACTCCATATACCGTTGAAACGCCGGCGTTTATGCCGGTTGGTACTTATGGCACGGTGAAAGGGATGACACCGGAGGAAGTCGCTGCTACCGGGGCGCAAATCTTATTAGGCAATACCTTCCATTTATGGTTAAGACCCGGTCAAGAGGTTATGCGCCAACATGGTGATTTGCATGATTTTATGCAGTGGCATGGTCCAATTCTTACTGATTCAGGTGGCTTTCAGGTGTTTAGCCTTGGTGATATTCGTAAAATTAAAGAAGAAGGTGTCCATTTTCGTAATCCGATTAATGGTGATGCTATCTTTTTATCACCAGAAATCTCCATGGAAATTCAATATGATTTAGGCTCAGATATTGTGATGATTTTTGATGAGTGTGCGCCGTATCCTGCTGAGTGGGACTATGTTAAACGCTCAATGGAGATGTCATTACGATGGGCGCAGCGTAGCCGTGTGCGCTTTGATGAACTTAATAATCAAAATGCGTTATTTGGTATTGTACAAGGTGGCGTTCATCAAGAGCTGCGCGACATTTCGATCAAAGGATTAACGGCAATCGGTTTTGATGGTTACGCGATCGGTGGGCTTGCGGTTGGCGAACCTAAAGAGGATATGCACCGCATTTTAGAAGGAACCTGCCCGCAGCTGCCTCAAGATAAGCCTCGTTATTTAATGGGGGTAGGTAAACCTGAAGATTTAGTTGAAGGTGTGCGCCGTGGCATTGATATGTTTGATTGTGTAATGCCAACGCGTAATGCGCGTAATGGCCACTTATTCGTCACGGATGGCGTAATTAAAATCCGCAATGCCAAATACCGCGATGACACTTCGCCATTAGATCCGCAGTGTGATTGCTATACTTGTAAAAACTATACTAAGTCTTACTTACACCATTTAGATAAGTGTGGTGAAATCTTAGGCGCAAGGCTTAACACTATCCATAAT
The genomic region above belongs to Orbaceae bacterium lpD02 and contains:
- a CDS encoding M48 family metalloprotease, which gives rise to MKKLNHQQLIGLNNEQIILLNQQRCQHQDSYEIKVKQSHPLQQYLAQLIQPFPSTLNGKVFNYQIYFNSQPNAWSSLNGCIRINSGLLKILNEPEIQAVIAHEIGHIVLDHSISQFHHAQSAEIKNNGEIVLFVPQSLARQQEIDADSYAIDLLKQLNINPNVLINMLDKLSDSQKPQSNSHPTIMIRKSNLINKIN
- a CDS encoding M48 family metallopeptidase, which encodes MKLKLVTVTMLMGTLVGCQMDTNNMLNLGMQSAQIASLSDSDVKALSDKSCAQMDAEAKIAATNNAYTTRLNKITKALGNEINGTKVNYKVYLTNDVNAWAMANGCVRVYSGLMDKMTDNEIQGVLGHELGHVALGHSKKAMQVSYGTQLARGAIAASTNSTIANLTQSQLGDLTEGIINAQFSQKQESQADNYSFDFLVKKGINPLGIATAFEKLGGGEASLLSTHPASSDRAKNIRDKIAKLNQTK
- the tgt gene encoding tRNA guanosine(34) transglycosylase Tgt: MKFELESTDGLARRGRMKFDRRGTPYTVETPAFMPVGTYGTVKGMTPEEVAATGAQILLGNTFHLWLRPGQEVMRQHGDLHDFMQWHGPILTDSGGFQVFSLGDIRKIKEEGVHFRNPINGDAIFLSPEISMEIQYDLGSDIVMIFDECAPYPAEWDYVKRSMEMSLRWAQRSRVRFDELNNQNALFGIVQGGVHQELRDISIKGLTAIGFDGYAIGGLAVGEPKEDMHRILEGTCPQLPQDKPRYLMGVGKPEDLVEGVRRGIDMFDCVMPTRNARNGHLFVTDGVIKIRNAKYRDDTSPLDPQCDCYTCKNYTKSYLHHLDKCGEILGARLNTIHNLRYYQRLMAEIRQAIADGRYEEFVSEFYQRIGKKPAPLQVR